The segment GTAGTAATACCAGTGTTAAACGAGGAAGGAAATGTCGCTTATCTTTTAGAATCGCTTATAAAAGACATAAAGCAATTAGATGTTTCCTATGAGATAATTTTCATTGATGACGGCAGTTCCGACAAAACCTGGCACCTAATAACTGAAGCCTCGAAAAAGAACGCTCATATTAAAGGCATCTCTCTATCCCGAAATTTTGGCCATCAGAATGCAGTTTTTACCGGCCTTCATTACGCATCCGGGAAAGCTATAATAACGATGGATGGCGACTGTCAGCATCCGCCAGAGAAAATTGCCGAGTTGTATAATGCCTGGCAAAAGGGATTTAAAATCGTAAACACTAAAAGAATCGACAGCGAAGACTTCTCATTCATCAAGCGATTTACATCTCGTCTGTTTAATAAAATATTTTCCCTGCTTTCCGGTTTGCCTATGTCAAAAGGCTTATCTGATTTCAGGTTAATTGACAGGCAGGTGGTAGATGTTATTAAGGATATGCGTGATACCGACTTATTTTTCAGGGGTATAACACATTGGGTGGGATTTTCGGCAACTACAATCACATTTCAGGCCAATAAACGATATTCGGGTTCAACGAAATTCAGCTTGTGGAAATTGTTTAAATTCTCTATCTCCGCTATCCTCTCTTTTTCAATTGTTCCGCTAAAATTCAGTATATGGCTGGGGTTTATAACAAGCTTATTAGCCTTTGCCGAACTTGTTTATATTTTCATCCGATACATTCAGGGAATCTCGGTTCCGGGTTGGGCCTCCACGCTTACTGTGATTTCTTTCATGTTTGGAATGCTGTTCATATTACTTGGAATAATTGGGGCATATCTGGGAAATATCTTTGAAACATTGAAAAACAGGCCGCGATTCCTTATTCAGGATATGTCAGGTTTCATTGATGATAATGGTTAAATTAATAATAATCGTATTAATCGGCGCAATTAACCTCTATTTAACTTCCGATTTTAGCAAAATACCGGAATATTAACTTATGCTTACCGATAAAAGAACCGCTTCAGTATTATTGGTGTTTATATGTTCTTTGTGTTTTGGCCTGTTCTTCGGCTTAAATTATGGTATAAGCAATCAAAACACATATCTTATTCATGGGCTTAACTTATTCAATCCTGACTTGTTAGCAAATGACTGGCTGACAAGCGAAACCACCGACTATAATCCGTTTTTTTCCTATTTAGTCATGCTGCTCTATAGCCTTAATTCGGGCGGCTGGGCATTTGGCATTATCAATGTAATCTCTTTAATGCTGGGCAGTATCCTGATTTATAAGATTATGGCAGTTGTTTTGAAAGATAGATTTCTCCTTCCCGTCTATCTGCTTTTAATGGCGATTATAACAATTACCAAGACATTCAGCGTATCGGGAAGTTATATTTTCTGCGGCATATTGCAGCCATCAACAATAGGAAGCTTAGGATTTTTAGCCGCTTTTTTGTATTTTATCAGGAAACAATATGCTTTATCCGGTATTTATCTTGCGTTGGGGGGAATTTTTCATGCAAATTTTTTAGTATTGGGTTTTCCTGTTTTTTTCATAGCTCATTTATTAATAGGCAGGCATAAACTTGGGATTCGTCTTCTAAAACAGCTCGGCTTTTCAGTAATTAGCCTTATGCCTTTAATGCCATTGATAATCAGCTCGGCTGGTTCTCCCGATTCGGAAATAGCAAGGAGGATTTTGTTTGAAATAAGATCGCCACATCATTATATGCCATCACATTTTTATAAAGACTTTGTCGAATTCAGCGGCTGGCTATTAATGGGTCTGGCAATCGGCTGGAAATTATTCTTGCGCAAAAGCGAATGGCTCAACTTTAAAATTCTTTTAATCTCGATGCTGTTCCTGACAATAATCGCCACGCTTTTAACCAGTGTTGTTTATATACCCCTGGCAGCTCAGCTGTATTTCTGGCGTTTAGCTCCTTTCGTGATTTTATTCATTCAGATTATTATCAGCGCCGGGTGCATTATGTATCTTATGGAATCGCAGTCGGCGCAGGCAATTTCAAAGACAGCGTTAGCATCAATTACGGCTGGTTTTGGTTTGGTTAATTTATTCTATGTGCATCATGGCAAATATCAGTTTTTATTAATATTGCTGCTGAGTATCATGTTTAAATTAATTCTACGATTAAAATCATACAAACAGTTTTCAGATAAGATATTAATCAATATCGTGCTGATTTTTTCACTCGTAGTTTGGGTTATCGGCGGTCTGATGCCTTTAAAGGATGCCCCTAAATGGTCGAGTTTGATTAGCGGGTTTTCAATCAATGAGACCGAATTATATAATTGGGCTTCGCATACGAAAGTCGATGCTGTTTTTCTGGTCCCGCCCGATTTGAATAATTTCCGTCTGAATGCGCAGAGAGCCATAGTAGTCGATTGGAAATCGCATCCGATTTTATCAAGCGAGTTGATTGCCTGGTATCATAGAATCGAGACTGTTTCGGGCATTGAAAAGGTGTCCTGTTTGCCTGAGGCTGCGGCCGGCTACAATAATATCGATGATGAGCGATTGACTATGCTCAGGGCTGAATATCAGCCCAATTATATTGTTCTGCACAAGGGTTATGGATATGATTTTTCAGATGATTATGAACTGGTTTTTGAGAATGATGGGTTTGTGGTGTTGAAACTCAAATAGGCAGGGCTTTCCGATGCGGCGGATTGCCCTGCTGCTTGCTATTTCAACGGCGCTTTCAACAGATGAATATCATCAATCCAAATTGTGCCTTTACCGTTTATAACGACATTAAGCTTTACATAATCGGGATTTTCGCCCTTTTTCAAGAAGAAAAATGTTTCCTCGGTCGACCAATCGTTGTTACCCGATAAAGGCGTTTGCAAATCTTTTGAGAAAAACTCGCCCTTACCGGGAAAACCGCAATACATCTCTAAATATGCCTGCCCCTCGATATTTTCGGAACGCATGCTGGCTCGATATATCAATCGTGCATCCTCGATATCGATAGCGCTGTTTCGATAGAGTTCGATTACAGTCGAAGTGTCGCACGAAATTCGGATAGAACCATTGCCATCGCTGGAAACTTGCGCGTCAAATTCGATGCCTGTCTGGGTGATGATTCCCTCAAGGCTTGATATCGGATACTGAGCCAGTTCGATTGTTTGGGCTGGCTTTTCCGAACAACTGACAGTCAATGCCAGAATGGCAATGCCTGTGATTATCCATCTTGTCATAATATCTCCCTTGTTTATTATGATAGTTATTATCCCGTATCTTATAAATTATCGGATTATAAGAGGGATAGTTTAATTTCTATCTATGGGGAAACTATGAATAAAATACCCAACTGTGCCAGGATTTTGCCAGGGCGCCCCATTTCCGCCCAAAGCGGGAGCGGGCTGCCTCAGAATACAGGAAAATGCTTGCCTGGTAATTTATTCCATAATGTTTTATCAACATTCTGATATCGATTGATAGTTATGAATTTTGAAGTTTGGCAGCTTTTATAAAGGTATTCCACCCCCGCTTGAGGCGGGGGATGGGGCACCCCTCAATAGAGTTTAACGCTACTCCAACCCCGCCTTGCCCTTAATCTTATCAACCGGATATTTTTTATCATTGATGACAATCTTTTCATCAATAGCCTTGAGCAGATCGAAATCCAGCATCTGCGATAAACGTATGGCATATATCATCACATCGGCAATCTCTTCCTGCGCCGCTTGCCTTTGAGCAGGTGAGAGGCTCTCAAGTTTCGATTGCCATAGCGTCAGCCATTGGAATATCTCCATCAACTCAGCCGCCTCGATAGATAATGCCATACTCAGGTTTTTCGGATTATGAAACTGTTCCCAATCCCTTTCATTGCTGAAATCGGCAATACGTTTGGATAGGCTCTCAAAATAGCTGTCATTTTTGCTCATTTAAAAATCCTTCAATAGCCTTAATCGTTAAATCCAAATGCTCTTTTCGATGAGCATAACTTACGAACCATGCCTCATATCCGGAGGGCGGAATATATACGCCCTGTTTCAACAGCGAATGGAAAAACTTGGCGTATTTATTCATGTCGCACTTATTGATAGTATCAAAATCGATAACATCATTATCGGTAAAAAACAAAGTGAACAGGCTTTCCGCCTGATTGATTTTGGCTGGCATATCATATTGTTCACAAAGCTTTGATATTTTGCCGGTGAGGTCATCGGCATACTGTTTTATCTGCCTATAAATATTGATATTGCTCAGTTCTTTTAGGACGGCAATTCCGGCGACAGTCGAAAGCGGATTGCCCGAAAGAGTACCTGCCTGATAGACAGCGCCCAATGGCGCCAGGTTATCCATGATTTCCTGCTTGCCGCCGACTGCGCCAATCGGCATGCCGCCGCCCAGAATTTTCCCAAGGCAAACAAGATCGGGTTTGATGTCATAATACTCAGCCGCGCCGCCCGGCGCTATACGGAAACCAGTGATTACCTCATCAAAGATTAATACACTGCCATGTCGCTTGGTTAACTCGCGCAGTTTCTCAAGGAAACCGGGCACAGGCGGTATGACGCCCATATTAGCGGCTATCGGTTCGACTATGACTCCCGCTATCTGTGTGTTGAACTCCTTGAAACAACTCTCTACTGCATCAATATTATTATAGGGAATGGATAGAGTGGCTTTGGTTATTCTATCCGGGATGCCATTGCTTGCCGGTATGCCGCCGGCTGCCAGCCCTGAACCTGCCTTAATCAGAAACGAATCAGAATGGCCATGATAGCCGCCATCGAACTTGATTATAATATCTCTGCCGGCTGCGCCTCTGGCTAATCGGGCTGCGGTCATACATGCCTCGGTGCCGGAACTTACCAAGCGGATTTTCTCTGCCCAGGGCATCCGTTCATTTACAATCAGGGCTAATGTTAGTTCGTCTTCAGTCGGCGCGCCGAATGATGTTCCCGAATCGGCTTTGCTCTTAACCGCCTTAACAACCTGCTTATGGGCATGCCCCAATATCAACGGACCCCACGACATGACATAATCGACATAGCGATTGCCATCGACATCATACAGCCATGCCCCTTCGCCTTTATCAACGATAAACGGGCTGCCGCCAACCGATTTGAATGCCCTTACCGGACTGTTTACACCGCCGGGTATGAGCTTGGATGATTGCGTGAATATCTCAGATGACTTGCTGTTTGGCTTTTTATTACTCATTATTAAATACCCTTATCTGTTTACTAAACGCAATTACATTCCTGCAGAGCAACAAAAATGGCTTATGCAATAAGCCCCTACAATGTTGACAGAGTTAATTTGTTGTTTGCTCCTGCGAGTAGGGTCGTATTGCAATATGCCCCTACGCGACATACTTGCAGCATAATGCGTATTCATCAAATAATTTCTCATCATCGCATATCTTAGCTAAGCCAGCCAACTGCCTCGACTGCATGATATGATATTATAATATCCGTACCCGCGCGTTTGATAGATGTTAATATCTCAAGCGTGAGAAGTTTTTCATCGACAGCGCCAGCTTGGGCAGCAAACTTCACCATAGAATATTCGCCGCTGACATTATAGGCAGCAATAGGAACATCGAATCTGTTTTTAGCTTTAGCGATTATATCAAGATACGAAAGCGCCGGTTTAACCATGACAATATCGGCGCCCTCGTCGATATCGAGGCTTATCTCTTTAAGCGCTTCGGTTGTGTTCGATGGGTCCATCTGGTAGCTTTTTCTATCGCCAAACTGCGGAGCCGAACCTGCCGCTTCTCTAAACGGTCCATAAAAAGCCGAGCAATACTTTGCCGAGTATGACATGATAGCGATATCCTTATAACCGCCATCATCTAAGCCATGACGGATTGCCTGCACTCTGCCATCCATCATATCCGAGGGGGCGACTATATCAGCGCCGGCTTTGGCAAAACTTACCGACTGCTTAGCCAGATTTTTAATCGTAGCGTCATTATCGACAACGCCATTCTTTATGATGCCGCAATGGCCATGGTCGGTATATTCGCAAAAGCAAACATCGGCGATTATTAATATTTCCGGATTTTTATCTTTAATCTCTCTGATTGCCTGTTGTACTATGCTATCATCTTTTAATGATGCCGAACCTGCGGCATCTTTTTCCGCCGGTATGCCGAAAAGCAGAACACCCGGAATGCCAAGCTCGAACGCCCGTTTCGCCTCGACTCCTGCCTCTTTAACCGGATACCGGAATATCCCCGGCATAGACTCAATCGGTTCGGGTTTGCTTATCGTTTCGCTTATAAAAATCGGATATATAAAATCCGAGGGAGAAATTGCGGTCTCGCGCACTAATCGGCGTATAGCCTCGCTTTTTCTAAGCCTTCTGGGTCGGTTTGATGGAAAGCTCATTTCACGCCCTCCTTTGCTTTGTAATATGCTAAAAGTTCGTTTATAATTCCCGGTATATTATGCTCTTTCGCCTCGGCTGCAACATGAATATCATGCGACTTGATAATTTTCGATGTTGATGGACCAATGGAAACTGTAACGGCATCCGTTATCAGCTTATCTATTTCATCTTTATTCAAAATATTGCAGAATCCCTTAACAGTAGAACCACTGGTGAATATTATAACATCAGGCGGATAAT is part of the Candidatus Zixiibacteriota bacterium genome and harbors:
- a CDS encoding glycosyltransferase family 2 protein, with product MPIEQDKKIETHKTVLSVVIPVLNEEGNVAYLLESLIKDIKQLDVSYEIIFIDDGSSDKTWHLITEASKKNAHIKGISLSRNFGHQNAVFTGLHYASGKAIITMDGDCQHPPEKIAELYNAWQKGFKIVNTKRIDSEDFSFIKRFTSRLFNKIFSLLSGLPMSKGLSDFRLIDRQVVDVIKDMRDTDLFFRGITHWVGFSATTITFQANKRYSGSTKFSLWKLFKFSISAILSFSIVPLKFSIWLGFITSLLAFAELVYIFIRYIQGISVPGWASTLTVISFMFGMLFILLGIIGAYLGNIFETLKNRPRFLIQDMSGFIDDNG
- a CDS encoding nucleotide pyrophosphohydrolase, which produces MSKNDSYFESLSKRIADFSNERDWEQFHNPKNLSMALSIEAAELMEIFQWLTLWQSKLESLSPAQRQAAQEEIADVMIYAIRLSQMLDFDLLKAIDEKIVINDKKYPVDKIKGKAGLE
- the hemL gene encoding glutamate-1-semialdehyde 2,1-aminomutase; amino-acid sequence: MSNKKPNSKSSEIFTQSSKLIPGGVNSPVRAFKSVGGSPFIVDKGEGAWLYDVDGNRYVDYVMSWGPLILGHAHKQVVKAVKSKADSGTSFGAPTEDELTLALIVNERMPWAEKIRLVSSGTEACMTAARLARGAAGRDIIIKFDGGYHGHSDSFLIKAGSGLAAGGIPASNGIPDRITKATLSIPYNNIDAVESCFKEFNTQIAGVIVEPIAANMGVIPPVPGFLEKLRELTKRHGSVLIFDEVITGFRIAPGGAAEYYDIKPDLVCLGKILGGGMPIGAVGGKQEIMDNLAPLGAVYQAGTLSGNPLSTVAGIAVLKELSNINIYRQIKQYADDLTGKISKLCEQYDMPAKINQAESLFTLFFTDNDVIDFDTINKCDMNKYAKFFHSLLKQGVYIPPSGYEAWFVSYAHRKEHLDLTIKAIEGFLNEQK
- the hemB gene encoding porphobilinogen synthase, translated to MSFPSNRPRRLRKSEAIRRLVRETAISPSDFIYPIFISETISKPEPIESMPGIFRYPVKEAGVEAKRAFELGIPGVLLFGIPAEKDAAGSASLKDDSIVQQAIREIKDKNPEILIIADVCFCEYTDHGHCGIIKNGVVDNDATIKNLAKQSVSFAKAGADIVAPSDMMDGRVQAIRHGLDDGGYKDIAIMSYSAKYCSAFYGPFREAAGSAPQFGDRKSYQMDPSNTTEALKEISLDIDEGADIVMVKPALSYLDIIAKAKNRFDVPIAAYNVSGEYSMVKFAAQAGAVDEKLLTLEILTSIKRAGTDIIISYHAVEAVGWLS